A DNA window from Mucilaginibacter xinganensis contains the following coding sequences:
- a CDS encoding ROK family transcriptional regulator, with amino-acid sequence MELKTKSVKGMQLKHMITKCLYFDKAMSCAELSELFDKSIPSIAKALNELIEKGFVVEQGYAPSSGGRRPLMYAINADAMYILAVAMDQMNTRIQLVDLRNQPVADMMMFELKLAGNDYAVHTLVDHINQYLDNCGILKEKITGIGIGMPGFIDPVKGNNYTYLKTGDSSLSQYIADETGLPTYIDNDSSLIALAEQKFGIAKWQKEVMVINLSWGIGLGMIVNGELFRGRNGFAGEFSHIPLSEDGALCECGKRGCLEAEASMLVVSTRAIEGIKHGRVTSLKIAGDAQSKQMGDAIMAAANKGDQFAIELFADSGYKIGKALAILIHIMNPQAIVLSGRGAKVGKILLAPIQQALHKYCIPRLSGGTELLVSELGFDAELIGAAILVMENFDKEVKSQVVSI; translated from the coding sequence ATGGAACTTAAAACTAAAAGTGTAAAGGGCATGCAGCTTAAGCACATGATAACCAAATGCCTTTATTTTGACAAGGCGATGTCATGTGCTGAACTAAGTGAATTATTTGATAAAAGTATCCCTTCAATAGCCAAGGCACTTAATGAATTAATTGAGAAAGGTTTCGTGGTTGAACAGGGCTACGCCCCATCCAGCGGTGGACGCCGGCCGCTGATGTATGCCATTAATGCCGATGCCATGTATATACTGGCTGTAGCTATGGACCAGATGAATACCCGCATTCAGCTGGTTGACCTGCGCAACCAGCCGGTTGCTGATATGATGATGTTTGAACTGAAGCTTGCCGGCAACGATTATGCCGTGCATACTCTTGTTGATCATATTAACCAATATCTCGACAATTGCGGAATACTTAAAGAAAAGATCACCGGGATAGGGATAGGGATGCCCGGCTTTATTGATCCGGTTAAAGGCAACAATTACACTTACCTTAAAACCGGCGACAGCAGCCTGTCGCAATATATAGCCGATGAAACCGGTTTACCTACATACATTGACAACGACTCGAGCCTGATAGCACTTGCCGAACAAAAATTCGGCATAGCCAAATGGCAAAAAGAAGTGATGGTAATAAACCTGAGCTGGGGTATTGGCCTGGGTATGATTGTAAATGGTGAACTTTTCAGAGGACGAAACGGGTTTGCAGGCGAATTTAGCCATATCCCGCTATCAGAGGATGGCGCGCTGTGTGAATGCGGAAAAAGGGGATGCCTGGAAGCCGAAGCGTCTATGCTGGTAGTATCAACCAGGGCCATTGAAGGAATTAAACATGGACGGGTTACCAGCCTTAAAATAGCCGGCGATGCGCAAAGCAAGCAAATGGGCGATGCAATAATGGCCGCGGCCAACAAGGGCGACCAGTTTGCAATTGAACTATTTGCAGATTCGGGCTATAAGATAGGAAAGGCGCTGGCTATACTGATCCATATTATGAACCCGCAGGCTATTGTGTTAAGCGGGCGCGGTGCAAAAGTTGGGAAAATACTTTTAGCACCCATACAGCAGGCTTTGCATAAATATTGTATCCCCCGTCTTTCGGGCGGTACTGAACTATTGGTGTCAGAACTGGGCTTTGATGCCGAACTGATAGGTGCAGCTATACTGGTAATGGAAAATTTCGATAAAGAAGTTAAGAGCCAGGTGGTAAGTATTTAA
- a CDS encoding HvfC/BufC N-terminal domain-containing protein, giving the protein MNSNNAFSLTELQNWMQGMLVHHIPVDNSNTEQVVAIENVVNASQRLSAVRHLDIYRYSYIARLRACMHSQFSALAFALGNELFELFADQYLDTYPSHSYTLNTLGENFATFLQETRPDAGLEQKENWPDFMIELAGFEYALSVIFDEPSANNNTIATIDTADDLLTLTPVLHLFQHQFPICSYYLQFSQGALPELPFPEESYCAVTRHNFKLGLFTIRGAQYCFLKSMQGGNTVDGAMNYLVKTFNFQRAGIDSIWPEWKRSFIEAGFFEQRQ; this is encoded by the coding sequence ATGAATTCAAATAACGCATTTTCTTTAACTGAATTGCAAAATTGGATGCAGGGTATGCTGGTGCACCATATACCTGTAGATAACAGTAATACAGAACAAGTTGTTGCAATTGAAAATGTGGTTAACGCATCCCAAAGGCTAAGTGCAGTAAGGCATCTTGATATTTACCGGTATAGCTATATCGCCAGGCTAAGAGCCTGTATGCACAGTCAGTTTAGCGCTCTTGCGTTTGCTTTGGGTAATGAGTTGTTCGAACTGTTTGCCGATCAATACCTGGATACCTACCCTTCCCACAGTTATACACTGAATACCCTTGGCGAAAATTTTGCTACTTTTTTACAGGAGACGCGACCTGACGCCGGCCTTGAACAAAAGGAAAACTGGCCCGATTTTATGATAGAACTTGCCGGGTTTGAATATGCCCTTTCAGTTATATTTGATGAGCCATCGGCCAACAACAATACAATTGCTACCATTGATACTGCCGACGATTTACTAACGCTTACACCTGTACTGCACCTCTTTCAACATCAGTTCCCCATTTGCAGTTATTACCTGCAGTTTAGCCAGGGAGCACTGCCTGAACTGCCTTTCCCTGAAGAAAGCTATTGTGCGGTTACCCGCCATAATTTTAAGCTTGGGCTGTTTACTATAAGAGGGGCGCAATACTGTTTTTTAAAAAGCATGCAGGGCGGCAATACGGTTGATGGGGCCATGAATTACCTGGTAAAAACTTTTAACTTTCAGCGGGCCGGTATTGATAGCATCTGGCCGGAATGGAAGCGTAGTTTTATTGAGGCTGGTTTTTTTGAACAAAGGCAATAA
- a CDS encoding GNAT family N-acetyltransferase, which yields MQIKRITISDYHLVIPLFNSYRVFYKQPSDLDLAGHFIKSRLQNNESVIFAALTNDNGEQTPAGFTQLYPLLSSVKATRNWLLNDLFVDAAFRKQGIGEALIKMAMEFAGNNGATYLKLETAADNYTAQSLYEAIGFVKKQAAGSFLVYQIQL from the coding sequence ATGCAAATTAAAAGAATAACGATTTCTGATTATCATCTGGTTATCCCTCTTTTCAATAGTTACCGGGTATTTTATAAACAGCCTTCAGACCTGGATTTGGCCGGGCATTTTATAAAATCACGTCTGCAAAATAATGAATCAGTAATTTTTGCAGCGTTAACTAATGATAACGGCGAACAGACGCCGGCAGGATTTACACAGCTATACCCGCTGCTCTCGTCAGTTAAGGCAACAAGAAACTGGTTACTTAATGACCTGTTTGTTGATGCTGCTTTTCGTAAACAGGGCATTGGCGAAGCCCTGATAAAAATGGCCATGGAATTTGCAGGCAATAATGGCGCAACTTACCTGAAGCTGGAAACCGCAGCAGATAACTACACGGCCCAAAGCCTTTACGAAGCTATTGGCTTTGTAAAAAAGCAGGCAGCAGGATCTTTTTTGGTTTACCAAATTCAACTTTAA
- a CDS encoding DUF1801 domain-containing protein — MLRAIDNFFLNQDEPAKGCLLFLREHILNFDTNITESWKYGMPFYCYKGKMFCYLWINRKTHNPYLGIVEGRKIDHPLLIIEKRARMKTMQIDAKQDAPIDMIDSILQMAIDLYPN; from the coding sequence ATGCTCCGCGCTATTGATAACTTCTTTTTAAACCAGGATGAACCTGCAAAAGGCTGCCTCCTGTTTTTGAGGGAACACATCCTGAATTTCGATACGAACATCACCGAATCATGGAAGTATGGCATGCCGTTTTACTGCTACAAAGGAAAAATGTTCTGCTACTTATGGATCAATAGAAAAACTCATAATCCCTACCTCGGTATTGTTGAAGGCAGGAAGATCGATCACCCGTTATTGATCATAGAAAAACGCGCCCGGATGAAAACGATGCAAATAGATGCAAAGCAGGATGCTCCAATTGATATGATCGACAGCATTTTGCAAATGGCGATCGACTTGTACCCTAACTGA
- a CDS encoding NRAMP family divalent metal transporter, giving the protein MITNSDKPNKHLNFNLSLSYMKKRTGVAAKIKGFWRILGPGLVTGAADDDPSGIATYSQTGAQFGYGQLWTALYMLPLMTAVQEACARIGLVTGKGITTIVKERYSSGVLYAVVSLVVIANVINIGADLGAMAAAAQLLVPIPFVVLTLVFTSIILLLEVYTNYKVYSKILKWLAITLLAYPITVFIVQQPWVTVLKATITPHFEFSFAFLFIITGVLGTTISPYMFFWEASQEVEEDKEKHLLTKGKPRISWMSVHRMRLDNTFGMIFSEFATWCIIVVGATVLHNSGVHDVKTAADAAKAIEPLVHSFPHAGFLSKLIFSIGIMGLGMLAIPVLSGSAAYSVAEAFNWKASLNLKLNKAKGFYSIIIAATVVGLLLNFIGINPVKALVYAAVLNGVAAVPLLFLIIKISSDDTIMGEFKSGWLSKTILWATFAAMGAAAIAMFYTIL; this is encoded by the coding sequence ATGATCACAAATAGTGATAAGCCAAATAAACACCTTAACTTCAACCTGTCATTATCCTATATGAAAAAACGAACGGGGGTTGCAGCTAAAATTAAAGGTTTTTGGCGTATTCTTGGTCCCGGCCTTGTAACCGGGGCGGCTGATGATGATCCATCAGGTATAGCTACCTATTCACAAACAGGGGCCCAGTTTGGTTACGGCCAGTTGTGGACCGCACTCTATATGCTCCCTTTAATGACCGCCGTACAGGAAGCCTGCGCCCGAATAGGTTTAGTAACCGGCAAGGGCATTACCACAATAGTTAAGGAGCGCTACAGCAGCGGTGTTTTGTATGCCGTAGTTTCGTTAGTAGTTATTGCCAATGTGATAAATATAGGTGCCGACCTGGGGGCAATGGCCGCCGCCGCTCAGTTGCTTGTACCAATACCTTTTGTTGTACTCACCCTGGTATTTACTTCAATCATATTGCTGCTGGAGGTATATACAAATTATAAGGTTTATTCAAAAATCCTGAAGTGGCTGGCAATTACACTCCTTGCTTATCCAATTACCGTATTTATAGTACAGCAGCCCTGGGTTACCGTTTTAAAAGCAACGATAACCCCTCATTTTGAATTCTCCTTTGCTTTTCTGTTTATTATAACCGGTGTTTTAGGCACCACTATTTCGCCTTATATGTTTTTTTGGGAAGCATCTCAGGAGGTGGAAGAGGATAAAGAAAAACACCTGTTGACCAAAGGGAAGCCGAGGATCAGTTGGATGAGCGTACACCGGATGCGGCTTGATAATACTTTCGGGATGATATTTTCTGAATTTGCTACCTGGTGCATTATAGTAGTTGGGGCTACGGTTTTACATAACAGCGGTGTGCACGATGTTAAAACAGCTGCTGACGCTGCTAAGGCGATAGAGCCTTTGGTGCATAGCTTTCCACATGCAGGCTTTTTATCAAAGCTGATATTTTCTATTGGCATTATGGGCCTAGGGATGCTGGCAATCCCGGTACTTTCGGGTTCAGCCGCATATTCGGTAGCCGAAGCATTTAACTGGAAAGCAAGCCTTAACTTAAAACTAAACAAGGCCAAAGGATTTTACAGTATAATTATTGCCGCTACCGTTGTAGGGCTGCTGTTAAATTTTATCGGGATTAACCCGGTTAAGGCATTGGTTTATGCCGCTGTATTAAACGGTGTTGCGGCAGTTCCGCTTTTGTTTTTGATTATTAAAATTTCAAGCGACGACACAATAATGGGTGAGTTTAAAAGCGGCTGGCTCTCTAAAACCATTCTTTGGGCAACTTTTGCCGCTATGGGCGCAGCAGCTATTGCTATGTTTTATACCATTCTTTAA
- a CDS encoding HAD family hydrolase codes for MQKPDSLIFDMDGTLWDAVDTYAESWNVIFREMEIDIIVTRDELAKMVGMEGRKVIAHIMPDFDDEKRQFIYATVNERRRSLLPQMGGILYDGVKEGLQQLAEKYPVFILSNCAKGIIRLFIDWAGIDKHITDELAHGVNFMPKNHNIKLLMDQHGLKSPVYIGDTAGDGDESRKAGVPFVFVSYGFGDTADYDLKFDDFKSLTDYFMEL; via the coding sequence ATGCAAAAACCCGATAGCCTGATATTTGACATGGACGGGACCCTTTGGGATGCCGTTGATACCTACGCCGAATCGTGGAATGTGATATTCAGGGAAATGGAGATAGACATTATTGTTACCCGTGATGAGCTGGCAAAAATGGTTGGCATGGAGGGCCGAAAAGTTATTGCCCATATTATGCCTGACTTTGACGACGAGAAACGCCAGTTTATCTACGCTACGGTTAACGAGAGGCGGCGCAGCCTGCTGCCACAGATGGGCGGCATTTTGTATGATGGTGTTAAAGAAGGATTGCAGCAACTGGCTGAAAAATACCCGGTTTTTATATTGAGTAACTGTGCCAAAGGCATCATCAGACTGTTTATTGACTGGGCGGGTATTGATAAACATATTACGGATGAACTTGCCCATGGAGTAAACTTTATGCCTAAAAATCATAACATAAAATTATTGATGGATCAACACGGCCTCAAAAGCCCCGTGTACATTGGCGATACTGCCGGCGACGGCGACGAAAGCCGTAAGGCAGGTGTTCCGTTTGTGTTTGTGAGTTACGGCTTCGGGGATACAGCAGATTATGATTTAAAGTTTGATGATTTTAAATCGCTGACGGATTATTTTATGGAGCTATAA
- the bufB gene encoding MNIO family bufferin maturase: MIEKKEKYSDLINSLPNPGLGLGLRSKHFNYILDHSPAVDWFEVISENFMDSGGRPRDVLKQIAARYPVVMHGVSLSIGSTDPLNKEYLTKLKQLAAEVKPLWVSDHLCWTGINSLNTHDLLPVVLNEESLKNVCLRINEVQDFLQRPLVFENPSTYLTFKHSTIPEYDFLRYMAEETGCGLLLDVNNVYVSAFNNDFDPVHYIHQLPHHRIVQMHIAGHQHCGTHIIDTHDRQVVQDVWRLFALAWRLTGGVATLLEWDSNIPDFEAYHTELLKAKQHMSGILNQESGPEKLEYNNDAISNPVNFLVNDIVVN; the protein is encoded by the coding sequence ATGATTGAAAAAAAGGAAAAATATAGTGATTTGATAAATAGCTTGCCTAACCCCGGGCTTGGCCTGGGGTTACGGAGCAAGCATTTTAATTACATCCTTGATCATAGCCCGGCGGTTGACTGGTTTGAAGTGATCTCGGAAAATTTTATGGATTCCGGCGGCAGGCCACGCGATGTTTTGAAACAAATAGCAGCGCGATACCCGGTTGTAATGCATGGGGTATCACTGTCCATAGGCAGCACAGACCCGCTAAATAAAGAATATCTTACCAAACTAAAACAGCTTGCCGCCGAAGTAAAACCGCTCTGGGTCAGCGACCACTTATGCTGGACAGGTATTAACAGCCTGAATACGCATGATCTTTTACCGGTTGTTTTAAATGAGGAATCATTAAAAAACGTATGCTTGCGAATAAACGAGGTTCAGGACTTTTTACAGCGCCCCTTAGTTTTTGAAAACCCCAGTACGTACTTAACCTTTAAACATTCAACCATTCCCGAATACGATTTTTTACGCTACATGGCCGAAGAAACCGGCTGCGGCTTACTGCTTGATGTAAACAATGTATACGTATCCGCCTTTAATAATGATTTTGATCCTGTGCACTATATTCATCAATTACCCCATCACCGTATTGTACAGATGCACATAGCCGGTCACCAGCATTGCGGCACCCATATTATTGATACACATGACAGGCAGGTGGTACAGGATGTATGGAGGCTGTTTGCTTTGGCGTGGCGGCTTACCGGCGGTGTGGCTACCTTATTGGAATGGGATAGCAATATCCCGGATTTTGAAGCTTATCATACAGAGTTGTTAAAAGCAAAGCAGCACATGAGCGGTATTTTGAATCAAGAATCCGGCCCCGAAAAATTAGAGTATAATAATGATGCTATATCAAATCCGGTTAATTTTTTAGTGAATGATATCGTGGTTAATTAG